From a single Paramagnetospirillum magnetotacticum MS-1 genomic region:
- the mdcA gene encoding malonate decarboxylase subunit alpha — MRDWNTQARNREARLGRAAPLAQGKRVEARDVTALLEAVLEPGDRVCLEGNNQKQADFLAKALAGLDPTKVHDLHMVQSVLALPEHLDVFDRGVASKLDFSFSGPQGARLAKLVAEGRINIGAIHTYLELFGRYFVDLTPRVSLVCAQAADRAGNLYTGPNTEDTPIIVEATAFKRGIVIAQVNEIVDAIPRVDIPADWVDFVIQSPKPHYIEPLFTRDPAQISEIQVLMAMMAIKGIYAEYEVNRLNHGIGFDTAAIELLLPTYAESLGLKGKICRHWALNPHPALIPAIEAGFVESVHSFGSELGMENYIRARPDIFFTGPDGSMRSNRAMCQAAGHYACDMFIGSTLQIDLAGNSSTATLGRIAGFGGAPNMGADARGRRHASPAWLKAGREARQGRNVIPRGQKLVVQMVETFREHMQPAFVERLDAWELAESAGMDLPPVMIYGDDVSHILTEEGIANLLLCRTDEEREQAIRGVAGYTPVGLGRDKRMVENLRDRGIIRRPEDLGIDKRLATRDLLAARSVKDLVRASGGLYDPPKRFRNW, encoded by the coding sequence ATGCGCGACTGGAACACCCAGGCCCGGAACAGGGAGGCACGCCTCGGGCGTGCCGCCCCCCTCGCCCAGGGCAAGCGGGTCGAGGCCAGGGATGTGACCGCCCTGCTGGAAGCGGTGCTGGAGCCCGGCGACCGCGTCTGCCTGGAAGGCAACAATCAAAAGCAGGCCGACTTCCTGGCCAAGGCCTTGGCCGGGCTCGATCCCACCAAGGTTCACGATCTGCACATGGTGCAATCGGTCCTGGCCCTGCCCGAGCATCTCGACGTGTTCGACCGCGGCGTCGCGTCCAAGCTGGATTTCTCCTTCTCGGGGCCGCAAGGCGCACGCCTGGCCAAGCTGGTGGCCGAGGGGCGGATCAATATCGGGGCGATCCACACCTATCTGGAACTGTTCGGCCGCTATTTCGTCGATCTCACGCCACGGGTCAGCCTGGTCTGCGCCCAGGCGGCCGACCGGGCGGGCAATCTCTATACGGGGCCCAACACCGAGGACACCCCCATCATCGTCGAAGCCACCGCCTTCAAGCGTGGCATCGTCATCGCCCAGGTCAACGAGATCGTCGATGCCATTCCCCGCGTGGATATTCCCGCCGATTGGGTGGACTTCGTGATCCAGAGCCCAAAGCCCCATTATATCGAACCGCTGTTCACCCGCGATCCGGCCCAGATTTCCGAAATCCAGGTCCTCATGGCCATGATGGCCATCAAGGGGATCTATGCGGAATACGAGGTCAACCGGCTGAACCATGGCATCGGCTTCGACACCGCCGCCATCGAACTGCTGTTGCCCACCTATGCCGAGAGCCTGGGCCTCAAGGGCAAGATCTGCCGCCACTGGGCGCTCAATCCCCACCCGGCCCTGATTCCGGCCATCGAGGCGGGATTCGTGGAATCGGTGCATTCCTTCGGCTCGGAACTGGGCATGGAGAACTATATCCGCGCGCGGCCCGACATCTTCTTCACCGGCCCCGACGGGTCCATGCGGTCCAACCGCGCCATGTGCCAGGCGGCTGGCCATTATGCCTGCGACATGTTCATCGGCTCGACCCTACAGATCGATCTGGCCGGAAATTCCTCGACGGCGACCCTGGGGCGCATTGCCGGTTTCGGCGGCGCTCCCAATATGGGAGCCGATGCCAGGGGACGGCGCCATGCCAGCCCCGCCTGGCTGAAGGCGGGACGCGAAGCCCGCCAGGGCCGCAACGTCATTCCGCGCGGCCAGAAACTGGTGGTGCAGATGGTCGAGACCTTCCGCGAGCACATGCAGCCCGCTTTCGTGGAGCGACTGGATGCCTGGGAACTGGCGGAAAGCGCAGGGATGGACCTGCCGCCGGTGATGATCTACGGCGACGATGTCAGCCATATCCTGACCGAGGAAGGCATCGCCAACCTGCTGCTGTGCCGCACCGACGAGGAGCGGGAACAAGCCATTCGCGGCGTCGCGGGCTACACGCCGGTGGGCTTGGGCCGCGACAAGCGCATGGTCGAGAATCTTCGCGACCGCGGCATCATCCGCCGTCCAGAGGATCTCGGCATCGACAAGCGTCTGGCCACCCGCGACCTGCTGGCGGCCCGTTCGGTCAAGGATCTGGTTCGCGCCTCGGGCGGTCTCTATGACCCGCCCAAGCGCTTCCGCAACTGGTGA
- the mdcC gene encoding malonate decarboxylase acyl carrier protein gives METLNFEYRGGKPVAGSTPSTLVGVVGSGNLEVLVERQDLAGACKVEVLTAATGFGPIWQAVMDDFFDRHPLADIRISINDVGATPAVVSLRLDQAVESFLGGRS, from the coding sequence ATGGAAACCTTGAATTTCGAATATCGCGGCGGCAAGCCGGTGGCTGGCTCCACCCCTTCCACCCTGGTCGGCGTGGTGGGCTCGGGCAATCTGGAGGTTCTGGTCGAGCGCCAGGATCTGGCCGGGGCCTGCAAGGTCGAGGTGCTGACCGCCGCCACGGGCTTCGGCCCTATCTGGCAGGCGGTGATGGACGACTTCTTCGACCGCCATCCCCTGGCCGATATACGCATCTCCATCAACGACGTGGGAGCCACCCCGGCCGTGGTGTCGCTGCGCCTGGACCAAGCCGTCGAGTCCTTTCTGGGAGGCCGGTCATGA